In Nymphaea colorata isolate Beijing-Zhang1983 unplaced genomic scaffold, ASM883128v2 scaffold0671, whole genome shotgun sequence, one DNA window encodes the following:
- the LOC126409623 gene encoding ribulose bisphosphate carboxylase large chain: MSCGEELMSPKTETKASVGFKAGVKDYRLTYYTPDYETLATDILAAFRVTPQPGVPPEEAGAAVAAESSTGTWTTVWTDGLTSLDRYKGRCYHIEPVAGEENQYIAYVAYPLDLFEEGSVTNMFTSIVGNVFGFKALRALRLEDLRIPPAYSKTFQGPPHGIQVERDKLNKYGRPLLGCTIKPKLGLSAKNYGRAVYECLRGGLDFTKDDENVNSQPFMRWRDRFLFCAEAIYKAQAETGEIKGHYLNATAGTSEEMIKRAVCARELGVPIVMHDYLTGGFTANTSLAHYCRDNGLLLHIHRAMHAVIDRQRNHGIHFRVLAKALRMSGGDHIHSGTVVGKLEGERDVTLGFVDLLRDDFIEKDRSRGIYFTQDWVSMPGVLPVASGGIHVWHMPALTEIFGDDSVLQFGGGTLGHPWGNAPGAVANRVALEACVQARNEGRDLAREGNEIIREASKWSPELAAACEVWKEIKFEFEAMDVL; this comes from the coding sequence ATGAGTTGTGGGGAGGAACTTATGTCACCAAAAACAGAAACTAAAGCAAGTGTTGGATTCAAAGCTGGTGTTAAAGATTACAGATTGACTTATTACACTCCTGATTATGAAACCCTTGCTACTGATATCTTGGCAGCATTCCGAGTAACTCCTCAACCTGGAGTTCCGCCTGAGGAAGCAGGAGCTGCGGTGGCTGCCGAATCTTCCACTGGTACATGGACAACTGTGTGGACCGATGGACTTACCAGCCTTGATCGTTACAAAGGACGATGCTACCACATCGAGCCTGTTGCTGGGGAGGAAAATCAATATATTGCTTATGTAGCTTATCCTTTGGACCTTTTTGAAGAAGGTTCTGTTACTAACATGTTTACTTCCATTGTGGGTAATGTATTTGGGTTCAAAGCCCTACGAGCTCTACGTCTGGAGGATCTGAGAATTCCTCCTGCTTATTCTAAAACTTTCCAGGGCCCACCTCATGGAATCCAAGTTGAGAGAGATAAATTGAACAAGTATGGTCGTCCCCTATTGGGATGTACTATTAAACCAAAATTGGGGTTATCCGCAAAGAACTATGGGAGAGCGGTTTATGAGTGTCTCCGTGGTGGACTTGATTTTACCAAGGATGATGAAAACGTGAACTCCCAACCGTTTATGCGTTGGAGAGACCGTTTCTTATTTTGCGCCGAAGCTATTTATAAAGCGCAGGCCGAAACAGGTGAAATTAAAGGACATTACTTGAATGCTACTGCAGGTACATCCGAAGAAATGATCAAAAGGGCGGTATGTGCCCGAGAGTTGGGAGTTCCTATCGTAATGCATGACTACTTAACAGGGGGATTCACCGCAAATACTAGCTTGGCTCATTATTGCCGAGACAATGGCCTACTTCTTCACATCCACCGCGCAATGCATGCAGTTATTGATAGACAGAGGAATCATGGTATTCACTTCCGTGTACTAGCTAAAGCGTTGCGTATGTCTGGGGGGGATCATATTCACTCTGGTACCGTAGTAGGTAAACTGGAAGGGGAACGAGATGTCACTTTGGGCTTTGTTGATTTACTACGTgatgattttattgaaaaagaccGGAGTCGCGGTATTTATTTCACTCAAGATTGGGTATCTATGCCAGGTGTTCTGCCCGTGGCTTCAGGGGGTATTCACGTTTGGCATATGCCTGCCCTGACCGAGATATTTGGGGATGATTCCGTGCTACAGTTCGGTGGAGGAACTTTGGGACACCCTTGGGGGAATGCACCTGGTGCAGTAGCTAATAGGGTAGCTTTAGAAGCGTGTGTACAAGCTCGTAATGAGGGACGTGATCTTGCTCGTGAAGGTAATGAAATTATTCGTGAAGCTAGCAAATGGAGTCCTGAACTGGCTGCTGCTTGTGAGGTATGGAAagagatcaaatttgaattcgaagCAATGGATGTCTTGTAA
- the LOC126409621 gene encoding ATP synthase subunit beta, chloroplastic-like, which yields MRTNPTTSGLGVSTLVEKNQGRIAQIIGPVLDVAFSPGKMPNIYNSLVVKGRDTAGQEINVTCEVQQLLGNNRVRAVAMSATDGLTRGMEVIDTGAPLSVPVGGATLGRIFNVLGEPVDNLGPVDTRTTSPIHRPAPAFTQLDTKLSIFETGIKVVDLLAPYRRGGKIGLFGGAGVGKTVLIMELINNIAKAHGGVSVFGGVGERTREGNDLYMEMKESGVINEENIAESKVALVYGQMNEPPGARMRVGLTALTMAEYFRDVNEQDVLLFIDNIFRFVQAGSEVSALLGRMPSAVGYQPTLSTEMGSLQERITSTKEGSITSIQAVYVPADDLTDPAPATTFAHLDATTVLSRGLAAKGIYPAVDPLDSTSTMLQPRIVGEEHYETAQRVKQTLQRYKELQDIIAILGLDELSEEDRLTVARARKIERFLSQPFFVAEVFTGSPGKYVGLAETIRGFQLILSGELDSFPEQAFYLVGNIDEATAKAMNLEVESKLKK from the coding sequence ATGAGAACAAATCCTACTACTTCTGGTCTCGGAGTTTCAACACTTGTGGAAAAAAATCAGGGACGTATCGCTCAAATCATTGGTCCAGTACTGGATGTAGCTTTTTCCCCGGGGAAGATGCCTAATATTTACAACTCTTTGGTAGTTAAGGGTCGAGATACCGCAGGTCAGGAAATTAATGTGACTTGTGAGGTACAGCAATTATTAGGAAATAATCGAGTTAGAGCTGTAGCTATGAGTGCTACAGATGGGCTGACGAGAGGAATGGAAGTGATTGACACGGGAGCTCCTCTAAGTGTTCCAGTCGGTGGAGCCACTCTAGGACGAATTTTCAATGTTCTTGGAGAACCTGTTGATAATTTAGGTCCTGTAGATACTCGCACAACATCTCCTATTCATAGACCCGCACCCGCTTTTACACAATTAGATACAAAAttatcaatctttgaaacgggcATTAAAGTGGTGGATCTTTTAGCGCCTTATCGGCGTGGGGGAAAAATCGGACTATTCGGGGGAGCCGGAGTGGGTAAAACAGTACTCATCATggaattaatcaacaacatTGCCAAAGCTCATGGGGGTGTATCCGTATTCGGCGGAGTAGGAGAACGCACTCGTGAAGGAAATGATCTTtacatggaaatgaaagaatCCGGGGtgattaatgaagaaaatattgcagAATCTAAAGTAGCTCTAGTATATGGACAGATGAATGAACCCCCGGGAGCTCGTATGAGAGTCGGTTTGACTGCCCTAACCATGGCGGAATATTTCCGTGATGTTAATGAACAAGACGTACTTCTATTTATTGACAATATCTTTCGCTTCGTTCAAGCGGGGTCAGAAGTATCTGCCTTATTAGGTAGAATGCCTTCCGCCGTGGGTTATCAGCCTACCCTGAGTACAGAAATGGGTTCTTTGCAAGAAAGAATTACTTCTACTAAAGAGGGATCTATAACTTCCATTCAAGCAGTTTATGTACCTGCGGACGATTTGACTGATCCTGCTCCTGCCACGACATTTGCACATTTAGATGCTACTACCGTACTATCAAGAGGATTAGCTGCCAAAGGTATCTATCCAGCAGTAGATCCTTTAGATTCAACGTCAACTATGCTCCAACCTCGGATTGTTGGCGAAGAACATTACGAAACTGCGCAAAGAGTTAAGCAAACTTTACAACGTTACAAAGAACTTCAGGACATTATAGCTATTCTTGGACTGGACGAATTATCCGAAGAGGATCGTTTAACCGTAGCAAGAGCGCGAAAAATTGAACGTTTCTTATCACAACCCTTCTTCGTAGCAGAAGTATTTACTGGTTCTCCAGGGAAATATGTTGGTCTCGCAGAAACAATTAGGGGGTTTCAACTGATCCTTTCCGGAGAATTAGATAGTTTTCCCGAGCAGGCCTTTTATTTGGTAGGTAATATCGATGAAGCTACCGCGAAGGCTATGAACTTAGAAGTAGAgagcaaattgaagaaatga
- the LOC126409622 gene encoding acetyl-coenzyme A carboxylase carboxyl transferase subunit beta, chloroplastic encodes MEKWWLNSMLSNEDLGRRCGLSASLGPIGNTSGSEEPIINDSEKNVNSWSGRGSYSCSNVDYLLNLGGVKDVWSLISGETFWVRDSNGDSYSIYFDIENQIFEIDTDSYFLGELESLFSSYLNLNNGSKSYNRYYDHYVYDTRHSWKSHINSCIDSYIRSETNMDSCIPNGSNNSSDNYIYSYICSDSERGSDRGSSNLKTSGVSDSDFGRHNDLDRNKRYRHLWVQCENCYGLNYKKFFSSKMNICEQCGYHLKMSSSDRIELLIDPGTWAPMDENMVSMDPIEFHSEEDPYRDRINSYQIETGLAEAVQTGIGKLNGIPIAIGVMDFKFMGGSMGSVVGEKITRLIEYATDRSLPVIMVCASGGARMQEGSLSLMQMAKISSALYNYQSNKKLFYVSILTSPTTGGVTASFGMLGDIIIAEPNAYIAFAGKRVIEQTLKKTVPEGSQVAEYLFNKGLFDPIVPRNLLKGVPSELFQFHGFFPRP; translated from the coding sequence ATGGAAAAATGGTGGTTAAATTCAATGTTGTCTAATGAGGATTTAGGGCGCAGGTGTGGACTAAGTGCGAGTCTTGGCCCTATTGGAAATACCAGCGGGAGTGAAGAACCCATTATAAATGATAGTGAGAAAAACGTTAATAGTTGGAGTGGTAGGGGCAGTTATAGTTGCAGTAATGTTGATTATTTACTCAACTTGGGCGGTGTCAAGGACGTTTGGAGTCTCATCTCTGGTGAGACTTTTTGGGTTAGGGATAGTAATGGTGACAGTTATTCCATATATTTCGATattgaaaatcagatttttgaGATTGACACTGATAGTTACTTTCTGGGTGAACTAGAAAGTTTATTTTCTAgttatctgaatctaaataatgGGTCTAAGAGTTACAATCGCTATTATGATCATTACGTGTATGATACTAGGCATAGTTGGAAGAGTCACATAAATAGTTGCATTGACAGTTATATTCGTTCTGAAACCAATATGGATAGTTGCATTCCAAATGGTAGCAACAATTCAAGTGACAATTACATTTATAGTTACATTTGTAGCGATAGTGAAAGGGGTAGTGACCGTGGGAGCTCCAATCTAAAAACTAGTGGTGTTAGTGACAGTGATTTCGGAAGACATAATGATTTAGATAGAAATAAAAGATACAGACATTTATGGGTTCAATGTGAAAATTGTTATGGATTAAATTATAagaaattttttagttcaaaaatgaatatttgtGAACAATGTGGATACCACTTGAAAATGAGTAGCTCAGATAGAATCGAACTTTTGATTGATCCAGGCACTTGGGCCCCTATGGATGAAAACATGGTCTCTATGGACCCTATTGAATTTCATTCTGAGGAGGACCCTTATAGGGATCGTATCAATTCTTATCAAATAGAGACGGGTTTGGCTGAGGCTGTTCAAACAGGCATAGGCAAACTCAATGGTATTCCTATAGCAATTGGTGTTATGGATTTTAAGTTCATGGGGGGTAGTATGGGATCCGTAGTAGGCGAGAAAATTACACGTTTGATCGAGTATGCTACTGATAGATCTCTCCCAGTTATTATGGTGTGTGCTTCTGGAGGAGCGCGCATGCAAGAAGGAAGTTTGAGCTTGATGCAAATGGCTAAAATATCTTCCGCTTTATACAattatcaatcaaataaaaaattattctaTGTATCAATCCTTACATCCCCTACAACTGGTGGAGTGACAGCCAGTTTTGGTATGTTGGGAGATATCATTATTGCCGAACCCAATGCTTACATTGCATTCGCGGGTAAAAGAGTAATTGAACAAACATTGAAGAAGACAGTACCTGAGGGTTCACAAGTAGCGGAGTATTTATTCAATAAGGGTTTATTTGATCCAATCGTACCGCGTAATCTTTTAAAAGGTGTTCCGAGTGAGTTATTTCAGTTCCATGGGTTCTTTCCCCGCCCTTGA